Proteins from a genomic interval of Xanthomonas sp. AM6:
- a CDS encoding YoaK family protein, with product MNFELPRWAWAFAGALAGVAGMVNVVGYLGFEHQAVTHLTGTTTLLGAALADGDVRVIGNLLGVVLAFLGGAVLSGIVVQDSRLRLGRRYGVALALEALLLLAAMQAFKQQQLVGALFAATACGLQNAMTTTYSGAVVRTTHLTGMFTDLGIGLGQALRGLPLPRRRIRLSLLIIGGFLLGGVLGAWAYRRVGFDALLAPALLTGLVGTLYALQAHYRRRQR from the coding sequence ATGAACTTCGAGCTGCCGCGCTGGGCCTGGGCGTTCGCCGGCGCGCTGGCCGGCGTCGCCGGCATGGTCAACGTGGTCGGCTACCTGGGCTTCGAGCACCAGGCGGTGACCCACCTGACCGGCACCACCACCCTGCTCGGCGCGGCACTGGCCGATGGCGACGTGCGCGTGATCGGCAACCTGCTCGGCGTGGTGCTGGCCTTCCTCGGCGGCGCGGTGCTCAGCGGCATCGTGGTGCAGGACAGCCGGCTGCGCCTGGGCCGCCGCTACGGCGTGGCGCTGGCGCTGGAGGCGCTGCTGCTGCTCGCGGCGATGCAGGCGTTCAAGCAGCAACAGCTGGTCGGCGCGCTGTTCGCCGCCACCGCCTGCGGCCTGCAGAACGCGATGACCACCACCTACAGCGGCGCGGTGGTGCGCACCACCCACCTGACCGGCATGTTCACCGACCTGGGCATCGGCCTGGGCCAGGCGCTGCGCGGGCTGCCGCTGCCGCGCCGGCGCATCCGCCTGAGCCTGCTGATCATAGGCGGCTTCCTGCTCGGCGGCGTGCTCGGCGCCTGGGCCTACCGCCGGGTCGGCTTCGATGCGCTGCTGGCGCCGGCGCTGTTGACCGGCCTGGTCGGCACCCTCTATGCGCTGCAGGCCCACTACCGGCGCCGGCAACGCTGA